Proteins from one Flavobacterium sp. N2038 genomic window:
- a CDS encoding OmpA family protein: MSKKALYLLGIVLTIILGTFLYIKFCCNCNMEKPATDTEKVPVVVEKESISVPFVLNGSGIDYHTNDNLKFLKNSPTLIQPVSDSVTIGINNLKTFLIANTKQKVTITGYATSDETNTTKFENLGLARANDVKNYFVSQGLPAAQFDTKGEIKDSWKMNLDTLLGPAEYRFETIDTTAVATDEWSLLKSKINEDPLILNFNTNKSSDKLNDAKKQKVADIVKYMEHVKDATILAVGHTDNVGNRDANIILGQKRAEFSKNYLVKNGIDAARITTESKGPDEPVGENTTAEGKANNRRTVITIK; the protein is encoded by the coding sequence ATGTCTAAAAAAGCACTTTACCTCTTAGGTATTGTTTTAACAATTATTCTGGGTACATTTTTGTACATAAAGTTTTGTTGTAATTGCAATATGGAAAAACCTGCCACTGATACTGAAAAAGTACCAGTAGTTGTTGAAAAGGAAAGTATTTCTGTTCCTTTTGTTCTTAATGGTTCCGGAATTGATTATCATACCAATGATAATCTCAAGTTTTTGAAAAACAGCCCTACATTAATCCAGCCAGTCAGTGATTCTGTGACGATTGGAATTAATAATCTAAAAACATTTCTGATCGCAAACACCAAACAAAAGGTGACTATTACGGGGTATGCTACTTCTGATGAAACAAATACAACAAAATTTGAGAATCTTGGACTTGCAAGAGCTAATGATGTCAAAAATTATTTTGTTTCCCAAGGTTTACCTGCTGCACAGTTTGATACAAAAGGTGAAATTAAGGATTCCTGGAAAATGAATCTCGACACACTTTTAGGCCCGGCCGAGTATAGATTTGAAACCATTGACACTACAGCTGTTGCTACAGATGAATGGAGTTTATTAAAGTCAAAAATTAACGAGGATCCGTTGATTCTGAACTTTAATACAAATAAATCCAGCGATAAACTAAACGATGCTAAAAAACAGAAAGTTGCTGATATTGTAAAATATATGGAACATGTAAAAGATGCTACAATTTTAGCCGTTGGACATACAGATAATGTTGGAAATCGTGATGCAAATATTATTCTTGGACAAAAAAGAGCTGAATTCTCCAAAAACTATTTAGTTAAAAACGGAATTGATGCTGCCAGAATTACTACTGAATCTAAAGGACCCGATGAGCCTGTAGGTGAGAATACGACTGCCGAGGGCAAAGCAAACAACAGAAGAACTGTAATTACAATTAAATAA
- a CDS encoding CYTH domain-containing protein — protein MLEIERKFLVKSDDFKEQAFAQNKIAQGYLSSIPERTVRVRIKGDKAFITIKGLGHQGGMSRFEWENQIPLEEAVELMKLCEKGKIEKTRYEIQAGKYVFEVDEFYGENEGLVMAEIELESEEDDFEKPDWLGEEVTDDKRYYNAYLSQNPFKNWGNK, from the coding sequence ATGCTGGAAATAGAAAGAAAGTTTCTTGTAAAATCGGATGATTTTAAAGAACAGGCTTTTGCTCAAAATAAGATTGCTCAAGGGTATTTAAGTTCAATTCCTGAAAGAACAGTACGTGTCAGAATTAAAGGTGATAAGGCTTTTATCACTATAAAAGGTCTGGGGCACCAGGGCGGTATGTCACGTTTTGAATGGGAAAACCAAATTCCGCTTGAAGAAGCCGTTGAATTAATGAAACTCTGCGAGAAAGGTAAAATCGAAAAGACCCGCTATGAAATACAAGCTGGTAAATATGTTTTTGAAGTAGATGAATTTTACGGAGAAAATGAAGGCCTGGTAATGGCAGAAATTGAATTGGAATCTGAAGAAGACGATTTTGAAAAACCGGACTGGCTGGGAGAAGAAGTAACAGATGATAAAAGATATTACAACGCTTATTTAAGTCAAAATCCTTTTAAAAACTGGGGAAACAAATAA